One genomic region from Geotrypetes seraphini chromosome 13, aGeoSer1.1, whole genome shotgun sequence encodes:
- the SC5D gene encoding lathosterol oxidase, which yields MDLVLNYADYYIFTPYVYPSTWPEDDVLRQIISLLIVTNAGGLIIYFLFGTLSYYFIFDHNLMKHPQFLENQVQREIKFSAQSMPWISIPTVALFFAEVRGYSRLYDNIEDSPYGWFGVIFSIFSFLFFTDMGIYWIHRFLHHKLIYKTFHKPHHIWKVPSPFASHAFHPLDGFLQSLPYHIYPFIFPLHKVAYLGLYIFVNIWTVSIHDGDYRVPQFLRHVINGSAHHTDHHLYFDYNYGQYFTLWDKIGGSYKNPSSFEGKGPHDYLRKLKVCVSNRTSNGYENGTQEYGKNK from the exons ATGGACTTGGTACTGAACTACGCAGATTATTACATTTTTACACCATATGTGTATCCATCTACCTGGCCAGAGGATGATGTCCTTCGACAAATTATAAGCCTCCTTATTGTGACAAATGCTGGTGGGCTTATCATTTACTTCCTGTTTGGAACACTCAGTTATTATTTCATTTTCGACCACAATTTGATGAAACATCCACAGTTTTTAGAG AACCAGGTGCAGCGTGAGATCAAGTTTTCAGCGCAGTCCATGCCATGGATTAGTATTCCTACTGTTGCTCTCTTCTTTGCTGAAGTCAGAGGGTATAGCAGACTTTATGACAACATTGAAGACTCGCCATATG GCTGGTTTGGAGTAATATTCAGTATATTTTCATTCCTATTCTTCACGGACATGGGTATCTATTGGATCCATCGATTCCTCCATCATAAGCTCATATATAAG ACTTTTCACAAGCCCCATCATATATGGAAGGTTCCTTCTCCGTTTGCAAGTCATGCTTTCCACCCACTGGATGGGTTCCTTCAGAGTCTGCCGTATCATATTTAtccttttatttttcctttacaCAAGGTAGCTTACTTAGGTCTCTACATCTTTGTTAATATCTGGACTGTATCAATTCATGATGGTGATTATCGTGTCCCACAATTCCTAAGACATGTTATCAATGGCTCAGCACATCACACTGACCATCATCTATATTTTGATTACAACTATGGTCAGTATTTCACTCTATGGGATAAAATCGGTGGCTCCTATAAAAACCCCTCTTCCTTTGAAGGAAAGGGACCTCATGATTATTTGAGAAAGTTGAAAGTGTGTGTATCAAACAGGACAAGCAATGGTTATGAAAATGGAACACAAGAATAtgggaaaaataaataa